A single window of Macrobrachium nipponense isolate FS-2020 chromosome 31, ASM1510439v2, whole genome shotgun sequence DNA harbors:
- the LOC135206432 gene encoding cuticle protein AMP1A-like, translating into MKFVIIVALAAVAVADKLPTSYAPPAPAPNYGAPAASNRAAVEVALPPVATLRDERTQDEFGSFSVDFEAENSIVFSQSGSPNGPEDSVVKSGVYSYTAPDGTFVEVKYVADENGYQPQSDLLPVAPEFPHPIPQFVLDQIAKAAEEDAAAAREAASARSNSYAPPPPPQPSTGYGAPQ; encoded by the exons GTTATTATcgttgctttagcagctgttgctgttgctgataAATTACCAACTTCCTACGCACCCCCTGCCCCAGCTCCTAACTATGGCGCCCCTGCTGCCTCAAACAGAGCTGCCGTCGAAGTAGCCCTTCCACCCGTGGCTACCCTGAGGGACGAAAGGACCCAGGACGAGTTCGGAAGCTTCAGTGTTGACTTCGAGGCCGAAAACAGTATTGTTTTCTCCCAGTCTGGTTCTCCAAATGGGCCAGAAGACTCCGTCGTCAAGTCTGGGGTTTACTC ttacaCTGCTCCTGACGGCACCTTCGTCGAGGTGAAATACGTCGCCGATGAGAATGGCTATCAGCCCCAATCCGACCTACTTCCAGTGGCTCCCGAATTCCCCCACCCAATTCCCCAGTTCGTCCTCGACCAGATCGCCAAGGCTGCTGAAGAAGACGCTGCTGCAGCACGCGAGGCAGCATCAGCCCGAAGCAACTCCTacgctcctccccctcccccccaaccttcAACTGGCTATGGGGCACCGCAGTAG